A genomic segment from Ciconia boyciana chromosome 5, ASM3463844v1, whole genome shotgun sequence encodes:
- the TBC1D9 gene encoding TBC1 domain family member 9, with protein sequence MWVNPEEVLLANALWVTERANPYFILQRRKGHGGDGGGGGLAGLLVGTLDVVLDSSARVAPYRILYQAPDSLVYWTIACGCSRKEITEHWEWLEQNLLQTLSIFENENDINTFVRGKIQGIIAEYNKINGIKEDDDTEKFKEAIVKFHKLFGMPEEEKLVNYYSCSYWKGKVPRQGWVYLSINHLCFYSFLMGREAKLVIRWVDITQLEKNATLLFPDMIKVSTRSSEHFFSVFLNISETFKLMEQLANIAMRQLLDNEGFEQDRSLPKLKKKSPKKVSALKRDLDARAKSERYRALFRLPKDEKLDGHTDCTLWTPFNKMHILGQMFVSTNYICFTSKEENLCSLIIPLREVTIVEKADSSSVLPSPLSISTKNRMTFLFANLKDRDFLVQRISDFLQQTTSKIYLEKNISGSYISSDDEVFTRSSSLISASPHKSLSSESEGERQFNLNDNGIPTATQALMTMYRRRSPEEFNPKLAKEFLKEQAWKIHFAEYGQGVCMYRTEKTRDLVLKGIPESMRGELWLLFSGAINEMATHPGYYEDLVEKSMGKYNLATEEIERDLHRSLPEHPAFQNEMGIAALRRVLTAYAFRNPNIGYCQAMNIVTSVLLLYAKEEEAFWLLVALCERMLPDYYNTRVVGALVDQGVFEELARDYVPQLYDCMQDLGVISTISLSWFLTLFLSVMPFESAVVVVDCFFCEGIKVIFQLALAVLDANVDKLLNCKDDGEAMTVLGRYLDSVTNKDSTLPPIPHLHSLLSDDVEPYPEVDIFRLIRSSYEKFGSIRADLIEQMRFKQRLKVIQTLEDTTKRNVVRTIVTETSFTIDELEELYALFKAEHLTSCYWGGNSNAIDRHDPSLPYLEQYRIDFEQFKGMFALLFPWACGTHSDVLAARLFRLLDENGDLLINFREFVSGLSAACHGDLTEKLKLLYKMHVLPDPSPEQEEPDSAFEATQYFFEDITPECTHVVGLDSRNKQGVDDGFVTVSLKTDKGKKSSQENRNYLRMWSQENKSKAKNTKDLPKLNQGQFIELCKTMYNMFSEDPNEQDLYHATAAVTSLLLEIGEVGKLFSVQPTKETDSSSNNCSKTVQSELFQKKEHQQYPLEQHKPFQSSLVTNDEEAVCTDSTLGMQMEDIKLEDSSPRDNGACSSMLISDDDTKDDSSMSSYSVLSAGSHEEEKLHCEDIGEDTVLVRSNHTTSLRRSTSIDRDWAITFEQFLASLLTEPALVRYFDKPVSMMARITNAKNIRMMGKPITSAIDYEISTMSG encoded by the exons gtTGCTCAAGGAAGGAAATCACTGAACACTGGGAATGGCTTGAACAGAATTTGTTGCAAACTCTTTCAAtctttgaaaatgagaatgacataaatacatttgtcagaggaaaaatacag GGCATCATCGCTGAGTACAACAAAATCAATGGCATCAAGGAGGATGACGATACAGAAAAATTTAAGGAAGCCATAGTGAAATTTCACAAGCTATTTGGGATGccagaagaagagaaattagTGAACTACTACTCCTGCAGTTACTGGAAGGGGAAAGTTCCCCGTCAGGGCTGGGTGTATCTCAGCATTAATCacctttgcttttattctttcctcATGGGCAGGGAAG CAAAGTTAGTTATCCGCTGGGTTGATATCACTCAACTTGAGAAGAATGCTACGCTGCTCTTCCCTGATATGATCAAAGTGAGCACAAGGTCAAGTGAACATTTCTTCTCAGTATTCCTTAATATCAGTGAGACATTTAAACTAATGGAACAGCTTGCCAATATAGCTATGCGACAGCTTTTGGACAATGAAGGATTTGAACAAGACAGGTCATTAcccaaactgaaaaagaaatccccCAAAAAAGTATCTGCACTAAAACG ggaTCTTGATGCCAGAGCAAAGAGTGAGAGATACCGTGCATTGTTCCGACTTCCCAAGGATGAGAAATTAGATGGACACACAGACTGTACTCTCTGGACTCCATTCaacaaaatgcatattttggGTCAGATGTTTGTTTCTACAAACTACATTTGCTTTACTAGTAAAGAAGAGAACTTGTGCAGCCTTATTATCCCTCTTCGAGag GTGACAATAGTGGAAAAGGCAGACAGCTCCAGTGTGTTACCCAGCCCATTATCAATCAGCACAAAAAACAGAATGACATTCCTCTTTGCCAACTTGAAAGACAGAGACTTTCTTGTACAGAGGATCTCAGACTTTCTGCAACAAACCACTTCGAAAatatacttggaaaaaaatatttctggaagcTATATCAGCTCAGATGATGAG GTGTTCACGAGATCAAGTAGTTTAATTTCTGCCAGCCCTCATAAAAGCCTCAGCTCTGAGTCGGAGGGAGAGCGACAGTTCAATCTCAATGACAATGGCATTCCAACAGCAACTCAAGCTTTAATGACAATGTATCGGCGGAGGTCACCTGAGGAGTTCAACCCCAAGCTG GCTAAAGAGTTTTTGAAGGAACAGGCCTGGAAGATTCACTTTGCTGAATATGGCCAAGGAGTCTGTATGTATCGTACAGAGAAAACCAGAGACCTTGTGCTGAAAGGCATTCCAGAAAGCATGAGAGGGGAACTTTGGCTACTATTTTCAG GAGCCATTAATGAAATGGCCACTCATCCTGGCTATTATGAGGACCTAGTGGAGAAATCAATGGGGAAGTATAACCTTGCTACAGAAGAGATAGAGAGGGATCTGCACCGCTCCCTTCCAGAACACCCTGCATTCCAGAATGAGATGGGTATTGCTGCTCTAAGGAGAGTCTTGACAGCTTATGCTTTTAGAAATCCAAACATAGGATATTGTCAG gCTATGAATATTGTCACTTCAGTACTCCTCCTTTATGCAAAAGAGGAGGAAGCTTTCTGGCTGCTAGTGGCTCTGTGTGAACGTATGCTACCTGACTACTACAACACAAGAGTTGTTG gAGCATTGGTGGATCAGGGTGTCTTTGAGGAGTTGGCTCGTGACTATGTTCCACAGCTTTATGACTGCATGCAGGACTTGGGTGTAATATCCACCATTTCCCTGTCCTGGTTCCTCACTCTTTTCCTCAGTGTAATGCCATTTGAAAGTGCAGTGGTGGTTGTGGattgtttcttctgtgaagGAATAAAGGTGATATTTCAATTAGCACTCGCTGTCCTCGATGCTAATGTAGACAAGCTGCTTAACTGTAAAGATGATGGAGAAGCCATGACAGTCTTGGGAAG aTACTTGGACAGCGTAACTAATAAGGACAGTACTCTTCCACCCATTCCTCATCTTCACTCACTGCTCAGTGATGATGTAGAGCCTTATCCTGAGGTGGATATCTTCAGACTAATCAGGTCTTCCTATGAG aaaTTTGGAAGTATCCGAGCAGATTTAATTGAACAAATGAGATTCAAACAAAGGCTGAAAGTTATCCAAACCCTTGAAGATACTACAAAGCGCAATGTG GTGCGAACTATTGTGACAGAGACATCTTTTACTATTGATGAGCTGGAGGAACTGTATGCTCTTTTCAAG GCAGAACATCTGACTAGCTGCTACTGGGGAGGAAACAGCAATGCTATTGACCGGCATGATCCCAGCCTGCCTTATCTGGAGCAGTATCGTATTGACTTTGAGCAGTTCAAGGGGATGTTCGCTCTCCTGTTTCCTTGGGCATGTGGAACTCATTCAGATGTATTAGCTGCGCGCTTATTCAGGCTTCTTGATGAAAATGGAGACTTGCTCATCAACTTCCGTGAATTCGTCTCTGGGCTAA GTGCAGCATGCCATGGAGATCTTACAGAGAAGCTGAAGCTACTGtataaaatgcatgttttgcCTG ATCCATCCCCTGAGCAAGAAGAGCCAGACTCTGCTTTTGAAGCTACTCAGTACTTTTTTGAAGATATCACACCAGAATGTACACACG TTGTTGGCCTAGACAGCAGGAACAAACAAGGAGTAGACGATGGGTTTGTTACAGTGAGTCTGAAAACAGACAAAG GTAAGAAGAGCTCACAAGAGAATCGAAATTATCTGAGAATGTGGagccaagaaaataaatccaaagcAAAAAACACAAAGGACTTGCCCAAACTGAATCAG GGACAGTTCATTGAACTGTGCAAGACAATGTACAATATGTTCAGTGAAGACCCCAATGAACAAGATCTGTACCATGCTACCGCTGCTGTGACAAGCTTGCTTTTGGAGATAGGTGAGGTTGGTAAGCTCTTCAGTGTGCAGCCCACAAAAGAGACAGACAGCAGCAGTAACAATTGCAGCAAAACTGTTCAGAGCGAGCTGTTCCAGAAGAAGGAGCACCAGCAGTACCCCCTCGAACAGCACAAGCCATTCCAAAGCAGCCTCGTCACCAACGATGAGGAGGCCGTCTGCACCGACAGCACCCTGGGCATGCAGATGGAAGACATTAAGCTCGAAGACTCTTCTCCCAGGGACAATGGAGCCTGTTCTTCCATGCTCATTTCCGATGACGATACAAAAGATGATAGTTCGATGTCCTCCTACTCGGTACTAAGTGCAGGTTCACAcgaagaagaaaagctgcacTGCGAGGACATCGGTGAAGACACCGTTTTGGTACGGAGCAACCACACCACTTCTCTTCGTAGAAGCACTAGCATTGACAGAGACTGGGCCATTACCTTTGAACAATTTTTAGCCTCCCTTTTGACTGAGCCAGCGCTGGTTAGGTACTTTGACAAGCCTGTGTCCATGATGGCTAGGATTACTAATGCTAAAAACATAAGGATGATGGGTAAACCAATAACTTCGGCCATTGACTATGAAATCTCTACTATGTCGGGATAA